The following are encoded together in the Actinoplanes sp. N902-109 genome:
- a CDS encoding dipeptidase: MPAEQDVVQAAFAEMPVIDGHNDLPMALRARAGYRVTGLESGRTEFHTDIARLRAGRVGGQFWSVYVPSDLPEPEAVVATLEQVDAVYRLVAAYPQDFAIATTAADVEAAISAGRIASLIGIEGGHSLASSLGVLRSFARLGVRYVTLTHNNNTPWADSAADVPGVGGLNDEGRAVVAEMQRIGVLVDLSHVAATTMHAALDVATAPVIFSHSSARALCDHVRNVPDDVLTKLAANQGVCMATFVPPFVSAEVAAWFAAADAEWARLGLPTGGWPRAPRPGEEIEAATVPPIGVWGDEPPQAFAGWLAANPRPDATIAQVADHIEHIREVAGVDCVGLGGDYDGCERLPVGLEDVSGYPRLLAELATRGWSAPELAKLTGGNILRVLRAAEDHAAM, encoded by the coding sequence GTGCCCGCCGAGCAGGACGTCGTGCAAGCCGCGTTCGCCGAGATGCCCGTCATCGACGGCCACAACGACCTGCCGATGGCGCTGCGGGCCCGGGCCGGCTACCGGGTCACCGGGCTGGAGTCGGGCCGCACCGAGTTCCACACCGACATCGCCCGGCTGCGCGCGGGCCGGGTCGGCGGCCAGTTCTGGTCTGTGTACGTCCCCTCGGACCTGCCCGAACCCGAGGCTGTGGTGGCCACGCTGGAACAGGTCGACGCGGTGTACCGGCTGGTGGCCGCGTATCCCCAGGACTTCGCGATCGCCACCACCGCAGCCGATGTCGAAGCGGCGATCAGCGCCGGGCGCATCGCGTCGCTGATCGGTATCGAGGGCGGGCACAGCCTGGCATCGTCGCTGGGGGTGCTCCGCTCCTTCGCCCGGCTCGGGGTGCGCTACGTGACGCTGACCCACAACAACAACACCCCGTGGGCCGACTCGGCGGCGGACGTGCCGGGCGTGGGTGGTCTCAACGACGAGGGCCGCGCGGTCGTGGCCGAGATGCAGCGCATCGGGGTGCTCGTGGACCTGTCCCACGTGGCCGCCACGACCATGCACGCCGCCCTCGACGTGGCGACGGCCCCGGTGATCTTCAGCCACTCGTCGGCCCGGGCGCTCTGCGACCACGTCCGCAACGTCCCGGACGACGTGCTCACCAAGCTGGCAGCCAACCAGGGCGTGTGCATGGCCACCTTCGTGCCGCCCTTCGTGTCGGCCGAGGTGGCGGCATGGTTCGCGGCGGCCGACGCGGAGTGGGCCCGGCTGGGCCTGCCCACCGGCGGCTGGCCGCGCGCACCCCGCCCCGGTGAGGAGATCGAGGCGGCGACCGTACCCCCGATCGGGGTCTGGGGTGACGAACCGCCGCAGGCCTTCGCCGGCTGGCTCGCGGCGAACCCGCGCCCGGACGCGACGATCGCCCAGGTGGCGGATCACATCGAGCACATCCGCGAGGTGGCGGGCGTCGACTGCGTGGGGCTGGGCGGCGACTACGACGGCTGCGAACGGCTGCCGGTGGGCCTGGAGGATGTGTCGGGCTATCCGCGGCTGCTGGCCGAGCTCGCCACCCGCGGCTGGTCGGCGCCCGAGCTCGCCAAGCTGACCGGCGGCAACATCCTGCGCGTGCTGCGCGCGGCCGAGGACCATGCCGCGATGTGA
- a CDS encoding FAD-binding dehydrogenase: MDADVIVVGAGLAGLVATAELADAGRRVLLLDQEGEQNLGGQAFWSFGGLFLVDTPEQRRMGVRDSVALAWQDWLGSAAFDRPEDEWPRRWAEAYVHFAAGEKRSWLRSQGLRLFPLVNWPERGGAGADGHGNSVPRFHITWGTGPGVVAPFERRVRAAAERGLVTFGFRHRVDDLVTTAGTVTGVRGKILEPTAAERGRSSSRVETGDFSYEAQAVVVTSGGIGGNHDMVRKAWPERLGPPPRTMVSGVPEHVDGRMLAITEAAGGRIINPDRMWHYTEGLRNWDPIWPGHGIRILPGPSSLWLDATGRRLPAPLFPGFDTLGTLKHLMATGYDYSWFVLTQKIIEKEFALSGSEQNPDLTGKDVRLLLQRVRAGATAPVEAFKQHGEDFVVATTLPGLVEGMNKLAAGSGGPALELSSVREIIEARDRQMDNPFSKDAQVTAIRGARRYRGDRLIRVAAPHRLLDPAAGPLIAVRLNILTRKTLGGLQTDLDARVLRADGTPLPGVYAAGEVAGFGGGGMHGYNSLEGTFLGGCIFSGRVAGRAAAAATR; encoded by the coding sequence ATGGACGCGGATGTGATCGTCGTGGGGGCGGGGCTCGCCGGACTGGTGGCCACGGCCGAGCTGGCCGATGCCGGGCGCCGGGTGCTGCTGCTCGACCAGGAGGGTGAGCAGAACCTGGGCGGCCAGGCGTTCTGGTCGTTCGGCGGGCTGTTCCTGGTGGACACGCCGGAGCAGCGCCGGATGGGCGTACGCGACTCGGTCGCGCTGGCCTGGCAGGACTGGCTGGGCAGCGCCGCGTTCGACCGGCCCGAGGACGAGTGGCCACGCCGCTGGGCGGAGGCCTATGTGCACTTCGCCGCCGGGGAGAAACGGTCCTGGCTGCGCTCGCAGGGCCTGCGGCTCTTCCCGCTGGTCAACTGGCCGGAGCGCGGGGGTGCCGGCGCGGACGGCCACGGCAACTCGGTGCCGCGGTTCCACATCACCTGGGGGACCGGGCCGGGCGTGGTCGCGCCGTTCGAGCGCCGGGTACGGGCGGCGGCCGAGCGTGGCCTGGTGACCTTCGGCTTCCGGCACCGGGTCGACGACCTGGTGACCACCGCCGGCACCGTCACCGGGGTCCGCGGCAAGATCCTCGAGCCGACCGCCGCCGAGCGGGGACGGTCCAGTTCCCGGGTGGAGACCGGCGATTTCTCGTACGAGGCCCAAGCGGTCGTGGTGACCTCCGGCGGCATCGGCGGCAATCACGACATGGTCCGCAAGGCGTGGCCGGAACGGCTGGGCCCACCGCCCAGGACGATGGTCTCGGGCGTGCCGGAGCATGTGGACGGCCGGATGCTGGCGATCACCGAGGCGGCCGGGGGACGGATCATCAACCCGGACCGGATGTGGCACTACACCGAGGGGCTACGCAACTGGGACCCGATCTGGCCCGGCCACGGCATCCGGATCCTGCCCGGCCCGTCGTCGCTGTGGCTGGACGCGACCGGCCGCCGGCTGCCCGCGCCGCTGTTCCCGGGCTTCGACACGCTGGGCACGCTCAAGCATCTGATGGCCACCGGGTACGACTACAGCTGGTTCGTACTCACCCAGAAGATCATCGAGAAGGAGTTCGCGCTCTCGGGCTCCGAGCAGAACCCCGACCTCACCGGCAAGGACGTTCGGCTCCTGCTGCAGCGGGTACGGGCGGGAGCCACCGCGCCGGTGGAGGCGTTCAAGCAGCACGGCGAGGACTTCGTGGTCGCCACCACCCTGCCCGGACTGGTCGAGGGGATGAACAAGCTGGCGGCCGGGAGCGGCGGGCCGGCGCTGGAGCTGTCCTCCGTACGGGAGATCATCGAGGCCCGCGACCGCCAGATGGACAACCCGTTCAGCAAGGACGCGCAGGTCACCGCGATCCGGGGGGCCCGCCGCTACCGGGGCGACCGGCTGATCCGGGTGGCGGCGCCGCACCGGCTGCTGGACCCGGCCGCGGGCCCGCTGATCGCCGTGCGGCTCAACATCCTGACCCGTAAGACGCTGGGGGGTCTGCAGACCGATCTGGACGCCCGGGTGCTGCGTGCGGACGGCACCCCGCTGCCCGGGGTCTACGCGGCGGGCGAGGTGGCCGGTTTCGGTGGCGGTGGGATGCACGGCTACAACTCGCTGGAGGGTACGTTCCTCGGCGGCTGCATCTTCTCCGGTCGGGTCGCCGGCCGGGCTGCGGCGGCGGCCACGCGCTGA
- a CDS encoding DNA-3-methyladenine glycosylase, whose product MSDINPRGTFQLSRSIGFLEQWSATRLPAEDAVLRFAFCRESDGQPVGVSVTQDAVVRVRSTGPDVTAEVARILSLDVDGTPLDEIAHRDPVVAELAGAAPGLRPVCFWTAWEAAVWAVLSQRTSRRTAAGLKRRIGEELGTPVPVDGRTLIAFPSPQTVLTAGTLPGVNPVRTERLHALARAALDGLLTAPALRALPVADALSTLRSLPGVGPFSAALILIRGAGAPDVFTMDEPRTLAAIRDAYGLPGDAGESAYRTIADGWHPLRSWVSFLLRAHA is encoded by the coding sequence ATGAGCGACATCAACCCGCGGGGTACGTTCCAGCTGAGCCGCTCGATCGGTTTCCTCGAGCAGTGGTCGGCCACCCGGCTGCCGGCCGAGGACGCCGTGCTGCGCTTCGCCTTCTGCCGGGAGTCCGACGGGCAGCCGGTCGGGGTGAGCGTGACGCAGGACGCGGTGGTCCGGGTCCGCAGCACCGGCCCCGACGTCACCGCGGAGGTCGCGCGCATCCTGTCGCTCGACGTCGACGGCACCCCGCTCGACGAGATCGCGCATCGCGACCCGGTGGTGGCCGAGCTCGCCGGTGCGGCACCCGGTCTGCGCCCGGTCTGCTTCTGGACCGCGTGGGAGGCCGCGGTCTGGGCGGTGCTGTCCCAGCGCACCTCCCGGCGTACGGCCGCGGGCCTCAAACGCCGCATCGGCGAGGAGCTGGGCACCCCGGTGCCGGTGGACGGTCGTACGCTGATCGCCTTCCCGTCGCCGCAGACGGTGCTGACCGCCGGCACGCTGCCCGGCGTCAACCCGGTGCGGACGGAAAGGCTGCACGCACTGGCCCGGGCAGCCCTCGACGGCCTGCTGACCGCCCCGGCGCTGCGCGCCCTCCCGGTGGCGGACGCCCTGTCCACCCTGCGTTCCCTGCCCGGCGTGGGCCCGTTCTCCGCCGCCCTCATCCTGATCCGCGGCGCGGGCGCCCCCGACGTGTTCACCATGGACGAGCCGCGCACGCTCGCCGCCATCCGCGACGCCTACGGCCTCCCCGGCGACGCGGGCGAGAGCGCCTACCGCACCATCGCCGACGGCTGGCACCCGCTGCGCTCCTGGGTGTCGTTCCTATTGAGAGCCCACGCTTGA
- a CDS encoding bifunctional diguanylate cyclase/phosphodiesterase translates to MAGILRRNPAAAGVVALFIAFTTWMLLEPGGVVVNRAVSNVVSTLLVFTAGSACLVRALRRGGRAGLGWAGLGAGSLSWGFGCLVWTWIETVQGHQVSSPSLADVGYLGMVPLTAAGLLLFPLGRQARVHQLRSVVDGLMIACSLLLVSWILVLHPLVAAGAGSRLALSVLLTYPIGDVVLVTVVLYLLARLRRSGRDAGPLLLIGAAMVVIAGADSAYTYLSLHNVYTSGSWLDIGYFLCFALVLLAALRRDRPAATVTAEPAARPIAVLVPYAAVLGALACSVVSYAISGHSDQFYAGCRSALILLIVVRQLLTLLENRHLTSDLEDRVVARTEELRASESRFRALVQQSSDSVAIISADTTLRYQSDSVERIFGWRAAQLVGHRLVDIIEEEGRPQLVAAMAAALGEPGRANVFELPVKHRDGRTRRAEMTVTNLLDDPGIGGFVLNTRDVSDAKELQERLVYEAYHDSLTGLASRALFAEMLTGGAHADVAILVLDLDGFKEINDSLGHAVGDQLLVRVAERLREAVRGDDTVARFGGDEFAVIVRSATARADAEAVAGRILAALQEPFQLDERELHTSASIGLACAAEAEDVGQLLRNADLAMYRAKAAGGDGVAAYDPGMLTGLVERLQLEADLRAALARDELTLHYQPTVDLRTGGIVGFEALVRWHHPVRGLVPPLDFIGIAEATGLIVPLGRWVLEQACRQAVAWGAAGDRPLKMAVNVSVRQFEYGDLSAMVAEVLAATGMPAGRLCLEMTESVLLTDTDENLTQLHRLKALGVTLAMDDFGTGYSSLAYLRRYPMDILKIDRSFVDRLGGDHEDEALVRTIVQLGRSLGMTTVAEGIEDAVQLAILRDLRCDLAQGYFLSRPLPAADAEALLNRGLAQLTDEVAA, encoded by the coding sequence ATGGCCGGCATCCTGCGCCGGAATCCCGCTGCGGCCGGCGTCGTCGCGTTGTTCATCGCGTTCACCACCTGGATGCTGCTGGAGCCCGGCGGCGTGGTGGTCAACCGGGCGGTCTCCAACGTCGTCTCGACGCTGCTGGTGTTCACCGCCGGCAGCGCCTGCCTGGTGCGGGCGCTGCGCCGGGGCGGGCGGGCCGGGCTGGGCTGGGCCGGTCTGGGGGCCGGCAGCCTGTCCTGGGGTTTCGGTTGCCTGGTCTGGACCTGGATCGAGACCGTGCAGGGCCACCAGGTGTCCTCGCCCAGCCTGGCCGACGTCGGCTATCTCGGCATGGTCCCGCTGACCGCGGCCGGGCTGCTGCTGTTCCCGCTCGGCCGGCAGGCGCGGGTGCACCAGCTGCGCAGCGTCGTCGACGGGCTGATGATCGCCTGCTCGCTGCTGCTGGTCAGCTGGATCCTGGTGCTCCACCCGCTGGTCGCCGCGGGCGCCGGCAGCCGGCTCGCGCTGAGCGTGCTGCTCACCTATCCCATCGGCGACGTCGTGCTGGTCACGGTCGTGCTGTACCTGCTCGCCCGGCTGCGCCGCTCCGGGCGGGATGCCGGTCCGCTGCTGCTCATCGGCGCGGCCATGGTGGTCATCGCCGGCGCGGACAGCGCGTACACGTACCTGTCCCTGCACAACGTCTACACCTCCGGCAGCTGGCTCGACATCGGCTACTTCCTCTGTTTCGCCCTGGTGCTGCTGGCCGCGCTGCGCCGGGACCGCCCGGCCGCCACGGTGACCGCCGAACCCGCGGCGCGGCCGATCGCGGTGCTGGTGCCGTACGCGGCGGTGCTCGGTGCGCTCGCGTGCAGCGTGGTGTCGTACGCGATCTCGGGGCACTCCGACCAGTTCTATGCCGGCTGCCGGTCGGCGCTGATCCTGCTGATCGTCGTCCGCCAGTTGCTCACCCTGCTGGAGAACCGGCACCTGACCAGCGACCTGGAGGACCGGGTCGTCGCGCGCACCGAGGAGCTGCGTGCCAGCGAGTCGCGATTCCGCGCGCTGGTGCAGCAGAGTTCGGACTCGGTCGCGATCATCTCGGCCGACACCACCCTGCGCTACCAGAGCGACTCGGTCGAGCGGATCTTCGGCTGGCGGGCGGCCCAGCTGGTCGGTCATCGGCTGGTGGACATCATCGAGGAGGAGGGCCGGCCGCAGTTGGTCGCCGCGATGGCGGCCGCACTGGGTGAGCCGGGCCGGGCCAACGTGTTCGAGCTGCCGGTCAAGCACCGCGACGGGCGTACCCGGCGGGCCGAGATGACCGTGACGAACCTGCTCGACGACCCGGGCATCGGCGGGTTCGTGCTCAACACGCGCGACGTGTCCGACGCCAAGGAACTGCAGGAGCGCCTGGTGTACGAGGCGTACCACGACTCGCTCACCGGGCTGGCCAGCCGGGCGCTGTTCGCCGAGATGCTGACCGGCGGCGCTCACGCCGATGTCGCGATCCTGGTGCTGGACCTGGACGGCTTCAAGGAGATCAACGACAGCCTGGGCCACGCGGTGGGCGATCAGCTGCTGGTCCGGGTCGCCGAGCGGCTGCGCGAGGCGGTGCGCGGCGACGACACGGTGGCCCGTTTCGGTGGCGACGAGTTCGCGGTGATCGTGCGGTCGGCCACCGCGCGGGCCGACGCCGAGGCGGTCGCCGGACGTATCCTCGCCGCGCTGCAGGAGCCGTTCCAGCTCGATGAGCGGGAGCTGCACACCTCCGCCAGCATCGGCCTGGCCTGCGCGGCCGAGGCCGAGGACGTCGGCCAGCTGCTGCGCAACGCGGACCTGGCCATGTACCGCGCGAAGGCCGCCGGTGGCGACGGCGTGGCGGCGTACGACCCGGGCATGCTGACCGGGCTGGTCGAGCGGCTCCAGCTGGAGGCGGATCTGCGGGCCGCCCTGGCGCGCGACGAGCTGACGCTGCACTACCAGCCGACGGTGGATCTCCGTACCGGCGGGATCGTGGGTTTCGAGGCCCTGGTCCGCTGGCATCACCCGGTGCGCGGGCTGGTCCCGCCGCTCGACTTCATCGGCATCGCGGAGGCCACCGGGCTGATCGTGCCGCTCGGGCGCTGGGTGCTGGAGCAGGCGTGCCGGCAGGCCGTGGCCTGGGGCGCGGCCGGCGACCGCCCGCTCAAGATGGCGGTCAACGTGTCGGTGCGCCAGTTCGAGTACGGCGACCTGTCGGCGATGGTCGCCGAGGTGCTCGCCGCGACCGGCATGCCGGCCGGCCGGCTGTGCCTGGAGATGACCGAGAGCGTGCTGCTCACCGACACCGACGAGAACCTCACCCAGCTGCATCGGCTCAAGGCCCTGGGCGTCACCCTGGCCATGGACGACTTCGGTACGGGGTACTCGTCGCTGGCCTATCTGCGCCGCTACCCGATGGACATCCTGAAGATCGACCGCTCGTTCGTCGACCGGCTCGGCGGTGACCACGAGGACGAGGCGCTGGTCCGCACGATCGTCCAGCTGGGCCGCAGCCTCGGGATGACCACGGTTGCCGAGGGCATCGAGGACGCGGTGCAGCTCGCGATCCTCCGGGACCTGCGCTGCGACCTCGCGCAGGGCTACTTCCTGTCCCGTCCGTTGCCGGCCGCCGACGCCGAGGCGCTGCTCAACCGCGGTCTGGCCCAGCTCACCGACGAGGTGGCAGCTTGA
- a CDS encoding helix-turn-helix domain-containing protein has translation MAGQQTPVRVTLSERGRRLVGNERAALSKDLIKQYLSGASIRALAASTGRSYGFIYRVLTESGVRLRQRGGARRRKKA, from the coding sequence CTGGCGGGACAGCAGACGCCTGTCCGCGTCACACTTTCCGAACGCGGACGACGGCTGGTCGGAAATGAACGCGCCGCACTCTCCAAAGACCTCATCAAGCAGTACCTCTCGGGTGCATCGATAAGGGCACTGGCCGCGTCGACCGGTCGGAGCTACGGCTTTATCTATCGCGTGCTCACCGAATCTGGGGTGAGACTGCGTCAGCGCGGCGGCGCCAGACGACGGAAGAAGGCGTGA
- a CDS encoding zinc-binding dehydrogenase — MRAFVITGPGTAEVQDVEAPEAGPGEVVVAVERAGVCGTDAEFYSGHMTYLHNGQAQYPVRIGHEWCGTVTVTGPGVDPAWIGRRVTGDTMLGCGHCERCHGGRQHLCAERYEIGIRNGWPGALAELLPVPVKALQVLPDTVDATLGALVEPGANALRAVEAAALRPGRRVLIAGPGTIGRLTAMIATARGAEVHLLGPGDSEPAGLRWDAVIDASNGTEIPARAVDLVEPGGRVVFIGLAAHPSLLDSRALVLKDVTAVGVLSGSGALAGTIELYASGAVDPRPLVSATVPLAETAAVLSGAFPRTAPKVHIDPRS; from the coding sequence ATGCGCGCATTCGTGATCACCGGGCCGGGCACCGCGGAGGTCCAGGACGTCGAGGCGCCCGAGGCCGGCCCCGGCGAGGTCGTCGTCGCCGTCGAGCGGGCCGGGGTGTGCGGCACCGACGCCGAGTTCTACTCCGGGCACATGACGTACCTGCACAACGGCCAGGCGCAGTACCCGGTGCGGATCGGGCACGAGTGGTGCGGCACGGTCACCGTGACCGGCCCCGGCGTGGACCCGGCCTGGATCGGCCGGCGGGTCACCGGGGACACCATGCTGGGCTGCGGGCACTGCGAGCGGTGCCACGGCGGGCGCCAGCATCTGTGTGCCGAGCGCTACGAGATCGGCATCCGCAACGGGTGGCCCGGTGCTCTTGCCGAGCTGCTCCCCGTACCCGTGAAAGCCCTGCAGGTCCTGCCCGACACGGTGGACGCGACGCTGGGTGCGCTGGTCGAGCCCGGGGCCAACGCCCTGCGCGCGGTCGAGGCGGCCGCGCTGCGCCCCGGCCGGCGGGTGCTGATCGCCGGTCCGGGCACGATCGGCCGGCTCACCGCGATGATCGCCACCGCCCGCGGCGCCGAGGTGCACCTGCTGGGCCCCGGTGACAGCGAACCGGCCGGCCTGCGCTGGGACGCGGTGATCGACGCCTCCAACGGTACGGAGATCCCGGCACGCGCGGTCGATCTCGTCGAGCCGGGCGGCCGGGTGGTGTTCATCGGGCTGGCCGCGCACCCCAGCCTGCTCGACAGCCGCGCGCTGGTGCTCAAGGACGTCACCGCGGTCGGCGTGCTCAGCGGGTCCGGCGCGCTGGCCGGCACGATCGAGCTGTACGCCTCCGGGGCCGTCGACCCACGCCCGCTGGTCAGCGCGACCGTGCCCCTCGCCGAGACCGCAGCGGTGCTGTCCGGCGCCTTCCCGCGGACCGCGCCCAAGGTGCACATCGACCCGCGCTCATAG
- the pdhA gene encoding pyruvate dehydrogenase (acetyl-transferring) E1 component subunit alpha: MIFRVEYVQLLTPDGERVDNPDYKVDFTDEEYRELYRDLVTVRRLDAEGLALQRQGELGLWASLLGQEAAQIGSGRALRTTDMVFPSYREHGVLYTRGVDPIMPFSLFRGVDQGGWDPLAHHFNGYTLVIGAQTLHATGYAMGVTLDGKVGGPDGEAVIAYFGDGATSQGEVNEAFVWASVFNAPMVFFCQNNQWAISAPLDRQTRVPIAQRASGFGFPGIRVDGNDVLASYAVTKAALDNARHGQGPTLIEAYTYRMGAHTSSDDPTRYRIASEVESWKAKDPIARLRLFLEKQHLATDDFFTQVDDDARKTALDLRERVLAMPDPQPLTLFDHAYPHGSPELDAQRSQFTGYHASFE; the protein is encoded by the coding sequence ATGATCTTCCGTGTGGAGTACGTTCAACTGCTCACCCCCGACGGCGAGCGCGTCGACAACCCGGACTACAAGGTCGATTTCACCGACGAGGAATATCGTGAGCTGTATCGCGACCTCGTGACGGTGCGCCGCCTGGACGCCGAGGGCCTGGCGCTGCAGCGGCAGGGCGAGCTCGGCCTGTGGGCCAGCCTGCTGGGCCAGGAGGCGGCGCAGATCGGCTCCGGGCGAGCGCTGCGCACGACCGACATGGTCTTCCCGTCGTACCGCGAGCACGGCGTCCTCTACACCCGCGGCGTCGACCCGATCATGCCGTTCAGCCTGTTCCGCGGGGTGGACCAGGGCGGCTGGGACCCGCTGGCACACCACTTCAACGGCTACACGCTGGTCATCGGCGCCCAGACACTGCACGCCACCGGCTATGCGATGGGCGTGACTCTGGACGGCAAGGTGGGCGGCCCCGACGGCGAGGCGGTCATCGCCTACTTCGGCGACGGCGCCACCAGCCAGGGCGAGGTCAACGAGGCGTTCGTCTGGGCCAGCGTCTTCAACGCCCCGATGGTCTTCTTCTGCCAGAACAACCAGTGGGCCATCTCGGCGCCCCTGGACCGCCAGACCCGGGTCCCGATCGCCCAGCGGGCCTCCGGCTTCGGCTTCCCCGGCATCCGCGTCGACGGCAACGACGTGCTCGCGAGCTACGCGGTGACCAAGGCGGCCCTCGACAACGCCCGCCACGGCCAGGGCCCCACCCTGATCGAGGCCTACACCTACCGGATGGGCGCCCACACCAGCTCGGACGACCCCACCCGCTACCGCATCGCCAGCGAGGTCGAGTCCTGGAAGGCCAAGGACCCCATCGCCCGCCTCCGCCTCTTCCTCGAGAAGCAGCACCTCGCCACCGACGACTTCTTCACCCAGGTCGACGACGACGCCCGGAAAACCGCCCTCGACCTCCGCGAGCGCGTCCTCGCCATGCCCGACCCCCAGCCCCTCACTCTCTTCGACCACGCCTACCCCCACGGCTCGCCAGAACTGGACGCCCAGCGCTCACAATTCACGGGCTACCACGCCTCCTTCGAGTAA
- a CDS encoding DNRLRE domain-containing protein: MLKKSVTALAALAAGAGAAVSLAPAASAATGAELKLTATDDTYVSSGRKDASFGAEQKLSVGRLGRDTKIGFLRFVVPAGTDVAGARLELRAVGAVSGTFTLNRVAGTAWSEQTLTDRNAPALGSVAGSVTPAADAATLTFDLAGTVTGPGTYAFALQSSAKAVTRFSSAEGVGGPALIVSTAGPGVGEQPSAEVPDMPAEDIPPAIEDEDMPPPAPSAPAGGCVTGKLLVPSCGVLWGAAAGGFTDAPRDAALKDWEKLSGRTASIFHTYHKGDEPFPTKSEMAMARDAAHPRVLLLNWKIAYGSSWAKVARGEQDARIDRFAARVKATFPEKFFLVLNHEPENDVIAKGGSGWEAKDFAAMYRHTIQRLRAQGVTNAINVLAYMGNERWMAQSWWKDLYPGDDVVDWIGLDSYVSAEKGYYHAGKFADLLDRGAPGGPGFYDWATAKHAGKPLMVAEWGVYHRVGRTADKTAGFQSVLPELRKRPNIKAIVYFDTKHDDQGDRDISIDSTKAGLAAFRALAADKTFDVTIEK; the protein is encoded by the coding sequence ATGCTGAAGAAGTCCGTGACCGCCCTGGCCGCCCTGGCCGCGGGTGCCGGTGCCGCGGTGAGCCTGGCGCCGGCCGCCAGCGCCGCCACCGGTGCCGAGCTGAAGCTGACCGCCACCGACGACACCTACGTGTCGAGCGGCCGTAAGGACGCCTCGTTCGGGGCCGAGCAGAAGCTGTCGGTGGGCCGGCTGGGCCGCGACACCAAGATCGGCTTCCTGCGCTTCGTGGTGCCGGCCGGCACGGATGTCGCCGGTGCGCGGCTCGAGCTGCGGGCCGTCGGCGCGGTTTCGGGCACCTTCACGCTGAACCGGGTGGCCGGCACCGCGTGGTCCGAGCAGACGCTGACCGACCGGAACGCCCCCGCGCTGGGTTCGGTCGCCGGCTCGGTCACCCCGGCCGCCGATGCTGCCACCCTCACGTTCGACCTGGCCGGCACGGTGACCGGCCCGGGCACGTACGCCTTCGCCCTGCAGTCGTCGGCCAAGGCGGTCACCCGGTTCAGCAGTGCCGAAGGCGTGGGTGGGCCGGCGCTGATCGTCAGCACCGCCGGTCCGGGCGTCGGGGAGCAGCCCTCGGCCGAGGTGCCGGACATGCCCGCCGAGGACATCCCGCCGGCGATCGAGGACGAGGACATGCCGCCTCCCGCGCCGTCGGCCCCGGCCGGTGGCTGTGTGACCGGCAAGCTGCTCGTCCCGTCCTGCGGGGTGCTCTGGGGTGCCGCCGCCGGCGGGTTCACCGACGCGCCGCGCGACGCCGCCCTGAAGGACTGGGAGAAGCTCAGCGGCCGCACCGCGAGCATCTTCCACACGTACCACAAGGGTGACGAGCCGTTCCCGACCAAGTCGGAGATGGCCATGGCCCGCGACGCCGCGCACCCTCGCGTCCTGCTGCTGAACTGGAAGATCGCGTACGGCTCCAGCTGGGCCAAGGTGGCCCGGGGCGAGCAGGACGCCCGCATCGACCGCTTCGCCGCCCGGGTCAAGGCGACCTTCCCGGAGAAGTTCTTCCTCGTGCTCAACCACGAGCCGGAGAACGACGTCATCGCCAAGGGCGGCTCCGGCTGGGAGGCCAAGGACTTCGCCGCGATGTACCGCCACACCATCCAGCGGCTGCGCGCCCAGGGTGTCACGAACGCGATCAACGTGCTCGCCTACATGGGCAACGAGCGGTGGATGGCGCAGTCCTGGTGGAAGGACCTGTACCCGGGTGACGACGTCGTGGACTGGATCGGCCTGGACTCGTACGTCAGTGCCGAGAAGGGTTACTACCACGCCGGCAAGTTCGCCGACCTGCTCGACCGCGGTGCCCCGGGTGGCCCGGGCTTCTACGACTGGGCCACGGCCAAGCACGCCGGCAAGCCGCTGATGGTCGCCGAGTGGGGCGTCTACCACCGGGTCGGCCGGACCGCCGACAAGACCGCGGGCTTCCAGAGCGTCCTGCCCGAGCTCAGGAAGCGCCCGAACATCAAGGCCATCGTGTACTTCGACACCAAGCACGACGACCAGGGCGACCGCGACATCAGCATCGACAGCACCAAGGCCGGCCTGGCCGCGTTCCGTGCCCTGGCCGCCGACAAGACCTTCGACGTCACCATCGAGAAGTGA
- a CDS encoding RNA polymerase sigma factor — MDRLPQEQRRVMERIYDGMSHAEVAQQLGKSEANVRKHLQLARARLREALGKEGHGPTCLTTEVRREEIIR; from the coding sequence GTGGACCGCTTACCTCAGGAACAACGTCGGGTCATGGAACGAATCTATGACGGGATGTCCCACGCGGAAGTCGCGCAGCAGCTGGGCAAGTCCGAGGCCAACGTCCGCAAACATCTGCAGCTGGCCAGAGCCCGGCTACGGGAGGCATTGGGCAAGGAAGGGCACGGTCCGACGTGCCTCACCACTGAGGTCCGACGCGAGGAGATCATCCGGTGA